AGGCGTTCAGGTTCGCCGCCGTCGGGAATGCACCCATTGCGGTGAGCGTTTTACCACCTATGAATCCGCCGAACTTTCCCTGCCACGAGTGATTAAAAGCGATGGGAATCGCGAACGTTTCGAAGATGACAAAATTCGCAAGGGGCTGGTGAAAGCGCTTGAGAAGCGACCGGTTTCCAGTGAAACGATTGAGCAGGTGATCAGTCATATTATGAAGCGACTGATGTCTGAAGGTGTCCGCGA
This is a stretch of genomic DNA from Thiomicrorhabdus sp.. It encodes these proteins:
- the nrdR gene encoding transcriptional regulator NrdR, with the translated sequence MHCPFCNAPDTKVVDSRLATEGVQVRRRRECTHCGERFTTYESAELSLPRVIKSDGNRERFEDDKIRKGLVKALEKRPVSSETIEQVISHIMKRLMSEGVREIPSAQIGEWVMEELRELDQVAYVRFASVYRAFQDVNAFREEVEKLVHATTAK